The Drosophila biarmipes strain raj3 chromosome X, RU_DBia_V1.1, whole genome shotgun sequence genome includes the window CTGTTAGCTATGCGCTTATTAGCTGATTAGCCAGCCGCCCGTTTACAGTTGGGCGCTAATTGGCCGCCTGACTCACCTTATGGAACTCCACCTCCGCGCCGTCGGCCACGCCCTCCAGCTCGCGGATGTACTGCGGGAAGCTGTCCTTGACCGAGCCCAGGGTCTCGTTGTAGATCTGCCCTGCGAATGGGAAGCGAAGTATGTAGAGCACCGCGGGTCACTGCACCCGTATCATCGCCCGCGTACTCACTGCCTTTGGGGGACTGGTAGAGCGGCAAGTAGGTCTCGTTGAGGGGCTTCGACAAGATCAGGAAGTTCTTGATCATCGAGCCGAAAGTGCGGCCCTGCAATAGGCGATTTTAAATGTGATTAGTGTGTGTGCTGCGATAAACGATTGGGTGCCCTTCCCGCTGGACACGATCGCGGATCTGGGACCAAAGCGCCCGGGGTGTTGGCCAGTGGAAGACAACAATCAAGCCGAAagacagaaacagaaacataATCGATCACGACCGATCGCTGTGTAAACAAAGCCACCAACTAGccacaaaaaatatgaataattatACGAATTAAACAATATATTGAATGAGCTGTCCGAGGCACAGTGCATGGAATCTGGGTGGGCCCGAGCACGGCGATAGGAGGCACACGGATGCCGAGCACGTCTGCCAAAATACCcagtatattttattatcgagAACGAAAAAATCCTACTTGGGAGCGAGGTCCCTGAACCCGCGAGATACAAGATGTTACTGCTGCAGAAAACTGAGCTTGCCACATTTGCTTATATTCGTATCTGATAAAAGAGAATGCCCTAAGGATGAGCTTTCCCCCTTGGGTTGTACCACTTTCGATCTAGCCTCTGTAACGTGATCTTTAATCCTAAGTTTGCATTCTACCTATTATTATATCCCCTCAAAGGCCTTATTGTTCTCCAAGTGTAGCAAATGTGCTCGACAGCTGGGCAAAGACACGAGAATCACGAATCTGCATCTGTAAGCAGCGTCTGGGTCCGGGAGTTGTCACACGAATCGAGGTCTGGGGGCTAGGCTTTAGATATGGCCCAACGGGCCAGTCCAGATAAAGATGTGGGTTATCAGGCAGTCTGGTAAATGTGTATGGCCCATCAGGAGAAAAAAGGCAGCAACTTATATTTCTCAACACTGTCTAACAGGATATTAGCTATCCTAACTATGTGCCAGCCCGTTCTTATAGTCATCAATTGTGGTCAGAAGATCTATTATTACGCTAGCAAAAGTTGTCAACATCCCTGGTTAGCTTGACCAAAATAAGAAAGCTACATTGTATAGTTATAAACACAGTAAGTCTATTGCAATAGATAAGAAACAAATACCAGTTCAAGAAGTTATTATAGTACATTTTGGTAGAGTCCCATATGTGGTATCAAAGTAGCTAGTGCTCGCGTAATAATTCCTATTTAACAAATACATATCTTACTCTATACCAGTGtgcattttatatatttaaaggaGCAGTACTAAGGCTAGGGGTGCTACGTATTTTGGGAGGAGTTCCCCCATACTTTCCCAATAACACAAAATAAACTCTAATAACACCCATTAAAAATGCGGCTGTCGTGACCCACTGAGAGTTCTCAGGGGTCGCTGGGGGTTTGGGGGGCAGTTCGAGGACTTACCATGTCGAAGCCCACCTCGTAGTGGGTGCCCCGGGTGTAGAGGACTGGCACCGCCTGGCGACGGGGGAGGATCTTGCCGGAGGACATGTCGGGCGGAGGTCTGAAAAGGGTTGGGAACTCGCAGCTCTGGCGTTCTGAGTAAAGGGTGCTGAGGAGAGTACCCGCAGACCTATCGGGCGTGAAAATGAAAAGTGAAGCAGACGCGTTCGCTGATATGATAACAAGGTGCACAAGTAAACAAAAGTACGGCGACTCGAATGGGCCAGCTGATTTGTTCTAGAGCGCTTGAAGGCAGAATTCAAActgatttgttttgttttggcgCCGACGCAGGCAGGCGGCGCAGTCGCGCCCGCTGCCGCGCCGCCGTCGACGTCGGCGGCGAGCGCTGCGGCGGCGTTATCGATTACGGCCGTTAGCTTAACCCACTAATGACCGCGATTACCTCAGACGTCTGCCTAGCCCAGAACACTTTCTTTCGCAGCGATTAGGTTATTTGATTCGACCATCATAACCATTTCCTTATGAGTGGAGTGGTTACTGGGTTCATATGATAGATagtcatttttatttcattcaaaTAATAAACGGATCCGATGTGATGTTAAAGCCCCAATCCGCTTGATTTCTCTATCAATAACTAGCGACTGTCACAGCATTACGACCTCATTGCAGGTGGAATGTAAAGTGGAGTGGAATACGTCATACCACAAATTTCCACTTTGAGATTGAGTGGAAACTTTTTTCATTCCCGTCATTCCAAAATTATTACTTAATGAGCtactaaatatttcaatacatTGCCTGCAGACAGCAGGTAAATACACCTGCCTTAGAGCCAGTCAGGCTGAAGAAATGAACAGATCAACTATTACACCGATCTTTCGGAACCCCACAAGCCGTGCATTATCGTACGATAATAAATTCTGTTCTGTTTACTGGGCTGCCAAAAGTCAGATATTAGATTGTAAGGATTTAGTCGCCCTCTAACAGGCTTACGACTTAATGAAACGATTTTGCCCCACTCTGTCACCCTCTtttgcgtatacgtaatatggGTAATGTGGGTAATGTGGGTAATGTGGGTGCTAGAAGCACCCCGTGTAGCCGACAGACCCCCAATACACCCCGAAACACCCCGTCCCGCGCGACCACTGACCATGAATATTTTCGCTTTTGTTCGCCGACCATATAAACACGTTTTCGATTGTTGCGCCGTTTTCTTTCTTACCATTTATTGCTTTTTAACTGGGTTGGATCCAGCATTCCCTGGCTGTTTTCTGGCCGATTTCCATGCCAGCTGAAAAGCGTGTGAACCTATCTTTGGatattcaatatttatgaGCGAACTATAGATTGGTTTGGGGCTCAGAACTTTCAGACACCGAATCGAACAAACGAAATGCCAATAAGTTAGTACTCAAAATATATGCAACTACGCCacttgcattttaattatttggatTTTTACCTTTGTTGTGTGAGAGAGCTTTCGAAGTGGCCTATAATCGCGGCCTAATGATGATCACGATAATGATGCAGCGCCACTTTCTCAGTATCTTTCTGCCCATTAGCATCACAATTAAGTGTTTTTACTGATTTCGTGGCAAAAACACTGAGCGGTGCGAAACTTCAAGCCCATGCGCTATTATATAAGTGAGAATATCGATTATGAATGAATGCGTATGTGTATCCGAGAGATACTATCTACGGCCATGCAGAGATACAGTAATTTCCCCGACAGCTCGAACAGATCAGGTCGCTTTCGTTATTCAATTTGTATTAACTTTCCtccgttgttgttggcgctgctTGGCTGGCGGCTAGAAAAACATATGCATCGCATTTcaataataatgaaaacaaaagttaaaacaaataaaacccACGAAACCCGCTAGGTTTCTCGGCGAGTGAGAGAGAGTGAGATGCTGCCGAACGGCGGCCTGCAAGAAGTGACATTTACAGTTGCCTCACACTCTCCACACTCACCTGCTCAGTCCCTTCCTCGGGGAATGTCGACTACCAGGTAACGCCGCATGGGAAACCATACGAGTCCGAACCACTGGAAACCACGTGTGCTATATGGACGCTGTGAATACTGtactataataatattaaattgtgGAAATAAGTATAACAAGTTAGGGGTTTTCCCCAGTTATCGGGCAGAATATTACGCCTTTCTCAGGGAAAAGGTCCATTGATAGGCTAGGAAGTCAGAAACAGATAAGCAAGGACTAGGAGAAACCCATAGTTAATAGTTCTTAGAAGAAAATGCTTAAGAAGCATGTGAAATGTAACCCATACCCCCGGTGGAGGCTCAAGCCAAGCATTATAATGGAACCTTTATCtctaatcatttaaaaaatccaaattttatTCAGATGCTCATAAGAACAAATAGCCCCTAGAGTGTGTTTCCTCCCATAAAGATCTAACgataaattaaatatgctTTACAAGGCCCGATCCTAACTACCTTAtccaatgaaatattttttcaagacatctctttttgatattttaagaaactatttgtacacaatttttaagaaatccaAATCGAAATTGAGTATCTTTTATAGAAACCAACACAACTACCTCATCGAatgaaatatttcatttagGCAACCTCTATTTGACATTATAAGAACCAAGtactaaaaatgaaatataaaatgtatggAGAAGAGAATATAAGGCAAAACTCAAGCTGTATGACATAAATGGATGTGAGCAGCGGGCTCAGGGCATCCGCAGGTCGACCCAGGGCCGAGGGCTACCCATTTCACCCGCGGGCTCGTAGGTCAAGATGCTTGTCGTCGCCAGCATTGGCTGttgtatataaattttgaCAAAAGAAAGACTTCGGTTTAAACCAATTTTGGCAAGGCGGCGGCCATAAGGTGATGACCACTCGACGCGACGACATGGCGCGGATTAGCCGTATTTCCCGGTCGCATACCCATTCGCCATCGCTCCTCCATCTGCTACTTCTGCTGCCCATCTTGGCGATCCCCCTGGCGACAGGATTTGGCAACGAGTACGTCCACATCAAGGTGCATGTGCCCAAGGAGGAGTCGCCGGTGGAGGAGGTGCCTCCGCCGCACAAGGTGATCCACCACTTCCACCACCACCCACATCCCCACCAGCTGCACCGCAGTCGAGGGCGAGCCCGTCCCAAGCCCAGTCCGCTGCTGGAGAGCGTGATCCTCTCTGATCTGGACAAGCCGCTGCACATGAGCGAGCATGCGGACTATCTGAACCACGCCAAGGAGCTGGCAGACCACCTGGCGGAAACCTACGCCAGGAAggcaccaccaccgccgcctAAGAAGAAGGTCAACACCTACACCATTATCGAGGAGCACCAACGGCCACATGGACACGACTACGAGGATCACCATGAGCACGGCGTGGAGACGTATCGCGTGATTGAGTCGCGGCCCAAGCACCAGCAGTATCAccacaaccaccaccaccacccccaTCACCAGCAtgcggaggaggcggaggaagaggaggaggacgcGGATGTGGGCTACCACTATTCGGGCGCAGGAAAAACGCATCACTCTCTGGGCATTGGCGCCTATGCGGAGCCCGCCCCTGTTGAGGAGGAGCACCTGGAACCGGAGCCAAGTCCGGGCTACAGCTACTCCCCGCCCAGCCACTCTTACATCCCGCCCGGCCAGGCGCATCGCGGCTCCAAGGCCAACAGGGCACCGGCCTACACGCTGGAGGCGCCGCAGGAGCCCTCCTACGGCTACGATTACTCCAGGCCCTCGGCGGGGAGTAGCAGCGACTTCCGGCCGTCCGTGCAGGTGCCATCCAGCGATCCGTACggccaggaggaggagccggCGGACACGTACGGCCCACCAAGGCGTCGCCGGCCATCCAGCCTCGTGGATTGGCCCGACGCGAAGGGATTCAACAGTGCCGCCGCAGAGACATACAGCGGCGTCGATAGCTACAATGTGGGCCACGTCCAGGGCTACGGCTCCAGTGGCTACCAGTACAGTGGGCCCTACCTGTAGGCGGACAGCACCAACACCTCGCCTAATCTAAGACCTAAGATCCtatttaatgcatttttttgcTAGTTCCctaagttgattatttcagTTTTAAGATTTCAATGATAAGAgaataaatgtataaacactaaaacaaattgttattaatttttgggaAATGATAATAATTAAGCTCCTGAAAGTAAGTGTTTATTTAaccccaaaaatatatattttaacgtaagtaagtatttatttaaccctaaaaatattataatatatatttttggggtTAAATAAACACTTACTTACTACTTGggcttaaataaacaattattttataatttatatatatttgtatatgtaCAATAATTCTTATAAAGTGCACGGTAACCATTTGCCGTATCAagtgataaatatttaaatggtgTTTGTTCAAAAGTTGGTGTATAAAAAAGAGACTGTCCATTAGTGTACATAATTTGATCTTGAATTCAGAAATTATAGAATTTAATCACTTATAAATTTAGTGATCCATTAGAAAAAAGCACTTAATTATTTAAGTGCTGTTTGCAACTTTAAATACTGGTTCGCTTAGCAATAGCGTTTTAAGAACTGACTAATTGCCAGTATCCTAAGGCTAAAACCGCTTCTAAAACGTGAACCAGACTTAATCAAAAACCATACTTTCTAGTTGATacttaagaaaataaactaaaataaagtGCATTTATAAGGAAATTTATAAAGGTACATTTTGCTTGCCGAAGtgaacttccttttttgttttttctacTTATCTCTAcgtagtaaaataaaatattattgtgtttatatagcaaacaaatgtttatatagcttttaaaaatcatatggGTGACCAATAGAATATAAGCAGTAAATAAGATATTTTAAGATGACCTGAAAAGGATTAATTTTGCTCCTgttatttttctcagtgcttcTGAAGAAGCCACTTAGGCTAATCGAATTTGGATAGATACTTCAATGCCCCATTTAGGGGTCGATCGGATAAGCCCCCTTCGTGCGGAAGGTCTGAGTGCCGAGCAGTCCACGATGAGCGGCCGCCTGGGTCGGGTCCTGGAGTTCCACCTGCGGCTCTACCAAGTGCTCGGCTTTCACGGACTGCCCCTGCCGAGCGACGGAAGTCCGGCGCGCACCCGACGGCAGCTGATGGCCTGGAGCCTGTTCCTGCTGGTCTCGCTGAGCAGCCTGATCATCACGTGCCTGACCAGCAGCGAGGAGTTCCTCTACCGCGGCGACATATTCGGCTGTGTCAACGACGCCCTAAAGTACGTATTCGCCGAGCTGGCCGTGGCGGCCATTTATCTGGAGACCCTGAGCAGCCAGCGGCACCTGGCCAACTTCTGGTGGCTCCACGCCAAGCTGGGGGGGCGGCGACTGGGTGCGGCCAGCCTGCGGAGCGAGTTCCAACAGTACCGCCGCTACCTGGTCTCCCTCTACGGGATGATGTGCTCCGAGCTGCTGCTCCATTTGGGCTTGTGGCAGGTGCAGCCGTTGACCAACCACATGTTCCTGTTCTGGAGCAGCTACGAACCGCTCGTGTGCCTCACATACATGCGAAACATACAGTTCGTGCTGCACCTGGAGCTGCTGCGGGAGCAGCTAACCGCCCTGGAGCGCGAACTGGGCCTACTGGCGGAGTACTCGCGATTCGCCAGCGAGACCGGCAGGAGCTTCCCCGGCTTCGAGAGTTTCCTGCGCCGGCGACTGCTGCACAAGCAGCGCCTCTACAGCGACGTGTACGACATGCTCCAGTGTTTCCTGGGCGCCTTCAACTTCTCCATCCTGGCCGTCCTGCTGACCATCAACATCCGCATCGCCGTGGACTGCTACTTCATGTACTACAGCATCTACAACAATGTGGTCAACTTAGGTGGGCTGGTTATTCTGTAAGGAAGCGGTTGAATATACAATATCTATTTCTGTACAGATTACTACCTGATCTTGCCCGCCTTGCTGGAGATTCCCGCCTTTATATACGCCTCGCAGAGCTGCATGGTCGTTGTGCCCAGGATCGCCCACCAGCTGCACAATATTGTCACTGATTCCGGCTGCTGCAGCTGTCCCGATCTCTCCCTGCAGGTGGGTTGTAGTAGGAGTAGTAGAGGTATCGTTTGGTCTAGCTAATCTCCTCTGGCACACTTGGCAGATCCAAAACTTctcgctgcagctgctgcatcAGCCGATAAGAATAGATTGTCTGGGCCTAACCACACTGGATTGCAGTCTCCTCACGCGGGTGAGTTCACAGCAATGTCCCCGAAGGGTCCACCTCCTAAACCCCATCCATTGTTCTTGCAGATAGCCTGTTCGGTGGGAACCTACATGATCTACACGATTCAGTTTATACCCAAGTTCAGCAATCAGTACATGTAGATATAGCAAAGGATTCACAAAGTGCTGAACATACCACAAAATATAAACTCCGTTGAGGGGGATCTTGCAGCCTGTATGGATCTACAAGTTACAGCCACAGCCCAAATCAGTGGGAACCCTGGGTTTACATATTAAAGCTTtgttatattcataaaattataCGTAATTACctaagtgtatttatttatatatatatattaaaccaaGGAAAGGGGCCTGGGTGTCACAAGCGTTCAGTATTCCGTTAAGCGGTTTCATtaattagttatttatttatttacaaggTTTCCTTGGCTGGCGGCTGGACGGGCGCTGGAGAAGGAGGTGGAGGGGCGGCTGGGCGCCACCAAACGTTGCCCTATACAAGTTCACATACTGAGATTATGCCCTCCATTGCCATCGCATTACttagtttttgatttttatcgTAAGCTACTCCGAACATAAAACATACAGATTAAAGTAAGGGTAGAGTACTAGCTTGTGGCTCAAGGTATGCGTCACATATCAGACCCCGGAGACTACAGACTACGGACTAATGCAGGGAATATGGGTGATGCAGCTCGATCTACTACTAGCGATGCTGTGCCTAATCGTACTCATGGCTTGATTCCCGCTTGGAAATCAGATTCTCGCGCTCATCGTCGTTGCCCTCGATGATGGTGATGCCGCCCGAGCCGCTGCTGTGGTTCCGATTCAGCGCCTTCACGCGGTGCACCGTCTCCGTGAGGCCGGATTCGGTAAGCACCTCCacctcgtcgtcgtcctcgtcctcgtccggCACAGTGAAGTACGGGTGCGATGAGACCGGGCGGAATTTGTAGCCCGTGAGCACGAAGAACACATAGGTGGCCATCTCGCGGAACATCTCGTCCAGCCAGGCGTACTGGAACACCACAGTCATCTGCAGCAGGTCGACGATGATCCGCGTAAAGTAGATGTAGCACACGATCATGATGTAGAACTGGCGGAAGAGCTTCAGCTTGCGCAGATTGGTGGCCGCCTTGCCATCGGTGGCAGAGGCCTCGTGCAGATGCCGGATGGACCAGACGATGGGGAACAAAATGGCGCCGCAGCAGAGCAGGTCCACGAAGAAGAAGATGTTGTGCCAGGTGCGGAACTCGGCGTCGCTCTGGTCCGACTCATCCGTAATGATCTGGGCCACGTTAGCCAGCACCTGTGGTTCAGAGACATAAGAATGTTTATAGTTTATATAACACGAACAAGCACTCGGACTCTCATCTATACAAGCAGTAGTAATCCACATATCTATAGTAAGACACATTCTTCCTTGCTTTTTTGGCTTCAACTTTGTTTATGTTGTTTACACTTATTGAACTTAACTTTAAGCAATATACTTACgagtattttatgtatatcACTAAATGGCGACCTATCGACTTGGTTGGCAAACAAGTCTAAAATCACCGCAACCGTCACAAATTAGTCATACAAAATTGAAGAGCTGGCTGctctttcattaaaattagttaCTGATTACGAGTAGGAAATGATTTGAGCAAGAGTAGTTCAAAATGTCTACATCTACAAATTTCTTAGGTTCTCAACTGTTCAGGATAGTAATTCCAAGCCAAAATTCTGTGTTTAACCTATGTAGCAATCACTGACCTGCAGCGGAATCACAATCATGAAGATCTTCTTGTCCTTGTCCGAGAGAATGTGCTTGATGAAAGTCCAGCCAGTGCCGATCAGCACGATGGTGATGAAGAGCACGGCGCCCTTGAGCAGGTGGGCAATGTAGTAGAGGATGGCCCAGGTCTCCACATGCTCGCCCCGCTTCTCGATGAAGTGGTAGTTGATCGAGTGGAACATCAGCGAGAGCGACTTGAGGAACACCAGCACAGCCATCAAATAGTGGATTTTGTACACAGTGTGTCTGTAAAAAGGAATATTCAATTGTTAGCTTTACAGAGGCAACACTATCCTGCTCAAACTCACTTGctctttttcaaaataaacacCCAGAAGAGACCGGAGAGGAAGAAGAGCAGGCTCATCATGAAGTACAGGGCAGGCAGGGGCATCTCCCCCGCCGACAAGTAGTTGCCATTGTTGTTCTCCTCAATGTCCACATTGAACGACATGATCTTCGAGCTGTGGTAGTTGGGGCAGGCGTGAAAATACAGGTTGTACAGGCCCTCGTCGCGGGGCGTGGCCACCAGCATAGAGAAGTTGAATGCGTAATAGTTCACATTGTTTATGGTCTCCTTGACGAGCGGCATGGTCGAGTCTTTGCACAGGTCCTCTTGCGACTGCTTGAACGAGCCGGGTCCATAGAGATCATCCGCAGAGTCAACATCGTGTGGAAAGGGATTGGCTGGAGCTGCATCCGAGTCGCTTTCATCATTTTGTTTGTCAACTTGTGTGTCATCTTGAGCAGGAGCAGCCGGGGGTGGTGGTGGGACCGCCACTTTGGGCGCTTCTGCGGCTGCTGGCTTTGCTGGGGCTTCTTCCTGTTTGATAGGGGCTTCCTCCTTTTTGACGACTACATCCAATGGCTCAACTTCGTTCTTTTCCTTGACGATGGCTTCCTCTACCTTTGGGGCCGTATCTGGTTGAGCAGGCAGCTCCTGCTTGGCAGAAGCATTCAGATTGGCAGCCACATCTGGCTTGGGGGCAGCCTCCTCCTTGGGCGCCTCAACTTTCTGGACTGGGGCATCCACCTTGGCAGCCACCTCTTCCTTGGGCAACTCAATTTTGCCCGCCACCGCAGCGGGCGAAGAGGACTTCAGTTCAGTGGGCTCCTGCTCCAGGGGTTCCTCCATGAAGTCATCTGGACCCTCGGCCGAGTAGGGCTGGATATCGCGTGTGGTGCGGAACAGGACCGAATCGCTGATCTTGGCCATGCGCGAGTTCCGCTTGGTCCTGGAGGGGATTTGGTTGTAGATGTGCATGTTGACCCACTCGGGGGAGCACTTCACGCGAACTCTGCAGCACAAGGAGTACAAAATGAGGTGGGTCTTAACCATTAGCAGAACAAGATACATACTTGAGCTCCTTAAGGTCCAGCACAAAGAACAGAATGGGTCCGCTGTTCTGTGTCTTTGACGATTCCTCCAGGATGCACTTGTTCTGGTGCGAGTCCAGGTAGGGATTCAGCTGGTCAATGGTAGTCTTGTCCAGCGACAGACCTAGCTGCAAGGAAGAACGGAAGTCAGAAGAGGCAATGGTGGGAAAGTCAAGTCAGGTTAACCAACCACATCCGTGGGTTGCTCCTCGTCGATTGTCAGCTTGCTGAGCTGCACGTCCAGGTGGCCGTTGATGTAGAACCCGAAGGTGCTGAGTGCGATGTACTGGCGCCTGTCATTCTGCAGGTGAAAGGGGATTAGGCCATGAGGCAGTTGCTCCAGCTCTGGGACCAGGTCAATGGATGCCCTCCCCCATACTTACACGGACTTCCAGGTGATGCTTGCGCCCTAGGACCGCCAGGGGGGCCGTAAGGAGCGCTGCCAGTGCCGCCAGCACCACTATTGATTTAACATGCCCGCCGGGAGCACGCATTTTTCGAGTTTTCCGAGTTTTGCGCTGGCCTGTCGGCGACGTCTCGTGGCACTCTTGCCACTCGATTCCGGCGGAGCGGTCCGCCACAGAACTCCGCGCTTGGTGCGATTGAGAAGGCGGCAATCAATTGGCCGCGACCGCCGTCACAATCGCTATTATTCACACCTCAACTTGATTAAATTGATGAAATAAAACCCCAAAGACCTGTCCGCTGGGAAAAATATAGGGCTGTGaata containing:
- the LOC108023274 gene encoding uncharacterized histidine-rich protein DDB_G0274557, which translates into the protein MTTRRDDMARISRISRSHTHSPSLLHLLLLLPILAIPLATGFGNEYVHIKVHVPKEESPVEEVPPPHKVIHHFHHHPHPHQLHRSRGRARPKPSPLLESVILSDLDKPLHMSEHADYLNHAKELADHLAETYARKAPPPPPKKKVNTYTIIEEHQRPHGHDYEDHHEHGVETYRVIESRPKHQQYHHNHHHHPHHQHAEEAEEEEEDADVGYHYSGAGKTHHSLGIGAYAEPAPVEEEHLEPEPSPGYSYSPPSHSYIPPGQAHRGSKANRAPAYTLEAPQEPSYGYDYSRPSAGSSSDFRPSVQVPSSDPYGQEEEPADTYGPPRRRRPSSLVDWPDAKGFNSAAAETYSGVDSYNVGHVQGYGSSGYQYSGPYL
- the LOC108023635 gene encoding gustatory receptor 8a, encoding MPHLGVDRISPLRAEGLSAEQSTMSGRLGRVLEFHLRLYQVLGFHGLPLPSDGSPARTRRQLMAWSLFLLVSLSSLIITCLTSSEEFLYRGDIFGCVNDALKYVFAELAVAAIYLETLSSQRHLANFWWLHAKLGGRRLGAASLRSEFQQYRRYLVSLYGMMCSELLLHLGLWQVQPLTNHMFLFWSSYEPLVCLTYMRNIQFVLHLELLREQLTALERELGLLAEYSRFASETGRSFPGFESFLRRRLLHKQRLYSDVYDMLQCFLGAFNFSILAVLLTINIRIAVDCYFMYYSIYNNVVNLDYYLILPALLEIPAFIYASQSCMVVVPRIAHQLHNIVTDSGCCSCPDLSLQIQNFSLQLLHQPIRIDCLGLTTLDCSLLTRIACSVGTYMIYTIQFIPKFSNQYM
- the LOC108023634 gene encoding protein GPR107 — protein: MRAPGGHVKSIVVLAALAALLTAPLAVLGRKHHLEVRNDRRQYIALSTFGFYINGHLDVQLSKLTIDEEQPTDVLGLSLDKTTIDQLNPYLDSHQNKCILEESSKTQNSGPILFFVLDLKELKVRVKCSPEWVNMHIYNQIPSRTKRNSRMAKISDSVLFRTTRDIQPYSAEGPDDFMEEPLEQEPTELKSSSPAAVAGKIELPKEEVAAKVDAPVQKVEAPKEEAAPKPDVAANLNASAKQELPAQPDTAPKVEEAIVKEKNEVEPLDVVVKKEEAPIKQEEAPAKPAAAEAPKVAVPPPPPAAPAQDDTQVDKQNDESDSDAAPANPFPHDVDSADDLYGPGSFKQSQEDLCKDSTMPLVKETINNVNYYAFNFSMLVATPRDEGLYNLYFHACPNYHSSKIMSFNVDIEENNNGNYLSAGEMPLPALYFMMSLLFFLSGLFWVFILKKSKHTVYKIHYLMAVLVFLKSLSLMFHSINYHFIEKRGEHVETWAILYYIAHLLKGAVLFITIVLIGTGWTFIKHILSDKDKKIFMIVIPLQVLANVAQIITDESDQSDAEFRTWHNIFFFVDLLCCGAILFPIVWSIRHLHEASATDGKAATNLRKLKLFRQFYIMIVCYIYFTRIIVDLLQMTVVFQYAWLDEMFREMATYVFFVLTGYKFRPVSSHPYFTVPDEDEDDDEVEVLTESGLTETVHRVKALNRNHSSGSGGITIIEGNDDERENLISKRESSHEYD